Proteins from a genomic interval of Acetobacterium woodii DSM 1030:
- a CDS encoding TlyA family RNA methyltransferase: MKERLDKLLVSLNYFDTRERAKKAIMAGLIQVNGQVKDKAGDLVDPAAIILIKGSDMPYVSRGGLKLEKGLAVFEMPVAGKVIIDIGSSTGGFTDCLLQNGAEKVYSVDVGYGQLDWKLRNDPRVVSMERTNFRYLTTEHIAEPVDATVMDVSFISITKLIPAIKRFMKPGSNGIWLIKPQFEAGRDRIGKNGVIRDKKIHETILHEVLMAIESQNITIKGLDYSPIQGPKGNIEFLVFIENTEPKAAENWSALIHSVVTIAHENCTKKKAPLDE; this comes from the coding sequence TTGAAAGAACGTTTAGATAAACTATTAGTCAGCCTGAATTATTTTGATACCCGCGAACGCGCTAAAAAAGCAATTATGGCAGGTCTCATCCAGGTTAATGGCCAGGTTAAGGATAAAGCCGGCGATCTGGTCGATCCCGCCGCGATCATTCTAATTAAAGGCAGTGATATGCCTTATGTCAGCAGAGGTGGCTTAAAATTGGAAAAGGGCCTGGCTGTTTTTGAGATGCCGGTTGCTGGTAAAGTGATTATTGATATTGGCTCTTCAACTGGCGGTTTTACCGATTGTCTCTTGCAAAATGGGGCCGAAAAGGTTTATTCAGTGGATGTTGGTTATGGACAATTGGATTGGAAATTACGCAATGATCCACGCGTTGTTTCAATGGAACGGACCAATTTTCGTTATCTGACGACTGAGCATATTGCGGAGCCCGTTGATGCTACAGTGATGGATGTATCGTTTATTTCGATCACTAAACTGATCCCGGCCATTAAACGGTTTATGAAACCCGGATCTAACGGGATCTGGTTAATTAAACCGCAGTTTGAGGCGGGGCGTGACCGGATTGGAAAAAATGGCGTGATTCGTGATAAAAAAATCCATGAAACGATTTTACATGAAGTGCTGATGGCGATTGAAAGCCAGAATATTACGATCAAAGGTTTAGATTATTCGCCGATCCAAGGCCCCAAAGGTAACATTGAATTTTTAGTTTTTATTGAAAATACCGAGCCGAAAGCAGCAGAAAATTGGTCGGCACTGATCCATTCGGTTGTGACGATCGCCCATGAAAACTGCACAAAAAAGAAAGCACCGCTTGACGAATAG
- a CDS encoding NAD(+)/NADH kinase produces the protein METELKKFNEIGIYLNMDKPDSQVLAEKCMDYLIAHGFKVALLEGQIRSSHNQVNYYSKTLFYRKPDCILVLGGDGTLLFVARKVCFYAIPIFGINLGKLGFLTEGEAANYEETLSNLSSGNAYIEKRMMLSCSIKKRNESACFYVALNDVLIKSRGFRMMDIEAKANGSTIDKFRADGLIIATPTGSTGYSLAAGGPVVSPAANVMILNPICPHRLHDRSYILPEDEVINLEFGDREKDIMVTFDGQTTVSITPEDTVKIKKASYCTRLIRLNNMSSYDRLRVKLSCEY, from the coding sequence TTGGAAACAGAATTAAAAAAGTTTAATGAAATTGGCATTTATTTGAATATGGATAAGCCGGATAGTCAGGTTCTGGCCGAAAAGTGTATGGACTACCTGATTGCTCATGGCTTTAAAGTGGCTCTTTTAGAGGGGCAAATACGTTCTTCTCATAATCAGGTTAATTACTATTCCAAAACGCTTTTTTATCGAAAACCGGATTGTATTCTGGTGCTTGGCGGGGACGGAACACTGTTATTTGTAGCTCGAAAAGTTTGTTTTTATGCCATTCCGATTTTTGGCATAAACCTCGGCAAACTGGGCTTTTTAACCGAAGGCGAAGCGGCTAATTACGAAGAAACGCTCAGTAATTTAAGCTCCGGAAACGCCTATATTGAAAAACGGATGATGTTGAGCTGCAGCATTAAAAAGCGCAACGAAAGTGCCTGTTTTTATGTTGCCTTAAACGATGTGCTGATTAAAAGTCGCGGTTTTCGCATGATGGATATCGAGGCTAAAGCCAATGGTTCAACGATTGATAAGTTTCGCGCTGATGGTTTAATTATAGCAACACCGACAGGTTCAACCGGTTATTCACTAGCCGCCGGCGGGCCAGTGGTTTCACCGGCAGCTAATGTGATGATTCTCAACCCGATTTGTCCCCATCGTCTTCATGACCGCTCGTATATTCTGCCCGAAGACGAAGTAATTAATCTGGAGTTTGGCGATCGGGAAAAAGACATCATGGTGACCTTCGACGGGCAAACAACGGTCTCAATCACCCCGGAAGATACGGTCAAAATAAAAAAAGCCAGTTATTGCACCCGGCTGATCCGACTCAACAATATGAGTAGTTATGATCGCTTAAGAGTAAAGCTTTCCTGTGAATATTAG
- the nusB gene encoding transcription antitermination factor NusB translates to MSRKKEREYALKGIFQLDFHPEPGDFTESIAFFLEDNELDLKYGKTLIDNTEAHLAEIDSILDDYLKVTWKIDRIPKVEKSVLRLAICELKYMDEKVPFEVVINEAIELTKKFGDEDGKNYVNGILNKIVKDELNECP, encoded by the coding sequence ATGAGTCGAAAAAAGGAACGGGAGTATGCTTTAAAAGGTATATTTCAACTAGACTTTCACCCAGAACCAGGAGATTTTACCGAAAGTATCGCATTTTTTTTAGAGGACAATGAGCTGGATCTGAAGTATGGAAAAACTTTGATCGACAATACCGAAGCTCATCTTGCCGAAATAGATAGTATTTTAGATGATTATCTAAAAGTTACCTGGAAAATTGACCGAATTCCCAAGGTTGAAAAATCAGTTTTACGTTTGGCGATTTGCGAATTGAAATATATGGATGAAAAAGTACCGTTTGAAGTAGTCATTAATGAGGCAATAGAATTAACTAAAAAATTCGGAGACGAGGATGGAAAAAATTACGTTAATGGTATTTTAAATAAAATTGTTAAGGATGAACTCAATGAGTGCCCTTAG
- a CDS encoding Asp23/Gls24 family envelope stress response protein, giving the protein MKTEMKNNQSPDINDEMIASIVSLAATGVNGVERISLRITDEIMDKLLLASSIKGVKIVRNPEGLIIWVYIITEPGVDIIKVSEAVQKKVKVAVESMTGFQVSMVNVRIEGSGI; this is encoded by the coding sequence ATGAAAACAGAAATGAAAAACAATCAGTCACCGGATATCAATGACGAAATGATCGCTTCAATTGTCAGCTTAGCAGCGACAGGTGTTAACGGTGTGGAGCGTATTTCATTGAGAATCACCGATGAAATTATGGATAAGCTGTTGCTGGCGTCTTCAATCAAAGGAGTCAAGATTGTTAGAAACCCGGAAGGTTTAATTATCTGGGTTTATATCATCACGGAACCGGGAGTTGACATTATCAAGGTTTCGGAAGCGGTTCAGAAAAAGGTCAAAGTTGCGGTCGAGTCAATGACCGGTTTTCAGGTGTCAATGGTTAATGTCCGAATCGAAGGTTCAGGCATCTAA
- the xseA gene encoding exodeoxyribonuclease VII large subunit → MTNSKILSVSEVNKYVKTLLESNSLLRNLAIQGELSNVRRASSGHLYFSLKDAGSKIDCVMFKNAAVGLSFLPKEGQKVTIRGSFGVYLPYGQYQITVRSMEPQGVGDLFQAYLVLKDKLEKQGYFDPDHKQKLPGIISRVGLVTSPTGAAIKDVISVIKRRNPLIDMVIYPSPVQGDEAAPAIIKGIRYFNQVQSVDVIIIGRGGGAIEDLWAFNDERLAKVIYDSQLPIISAVGHEIDYTIADFVADLRAPTPSGAAELVAEETLGMIEAVMLQKKRLIQLIETKILKKRAELEQMRRSLKRFRPRERLDDKRIQLDAIQDRMMLAMKNQIKNERLQLKNVQTRITAMDPAKVQKKGYVRVTDAAGLLVDSITGLKIDQLVTLHFVDGEVAANIQSIKEN, encoded by the coding sequence ATGACAAATTCAAAAATACTCAGTGTTTCCGAGGTTAATAAATATGTCAAGACGCTCCTGGAATCCAACAGTCTGCTTAGAAATTTAGCAATCCAAGGCGAATTATCCAATGTCAGACGGGCGTCTTCGGGACATCTCTATTTTTCATTAAAAGATGCGGGCAGTAAAATAGATTGCGTGATGTTTAAAAATGCTGCCGTTGGGCTTAGTTTTTTGCCAAAAGAAGGACAAAAAGTGACCATTCGCGGAAGTTTTGGGGTATATCTACCTTACGGACAATATCAAATTACTGTCCGTTCGATGGAACCGCAGGGGGTTGGTGATCTTTTTCAGGCTTACCTGGTGTTAAAAGATAAATTGGAAAAGCAAGGTTATTTTGACCCTGACCATAAGCAAAAACTGCCCGGAATCATTAGTCGGGTGGGTCTGGTCACTTCACCCACCGGTGCGGCAATTAAAGATGTGATCTCAGTCATTAAACGGCGTAATCCATTAATCGATATGGTGATCTATCCCAGCCCGGTTCAAGGCGATGAAGCTGCCCCGGCAATCATCAAGGGAATTCGTTATTTTAATCAGGTTCAATCAGTAGATGTTATTATCATCGGCCGTGGTGGCGGTGCTATCGAGGATTTGTGGGCATTTAATGATGAACGGTTGGCAAAGGTCATTTATGATTCACAATTGCCGATTATTTCCGCCGTTGGTCATGAAATTGATTATACCATTGCCGATTTTGTGGCGGACTTGCGGGCGCCGACGCCATCAGGTGCGGCGGAACTGGTTGCCGAGGAAACGCTTGGCATGATTGAAGCAGTGATGTTGCAAAAAAAACGCCTGATCCAACTGATCGAAACGAAAATTTTAAAAAAACGCGCGGAACTTGAGCAGATGAGGCGAAGTTTAAAGCGGTTTCGACCTCGCGAACGGCTTGACGATAAGCGCATTCAACTGGATGCGATTCAGGATCGGATGATGCTGGCCATGAAAAATCAGATTAAAAATGAACGCTTGCAATTAAAAAATGTGCAAACCCGAATTACCGCAATGGATCCTGCTAAGGTGCAAAAAAAAGGTTATGTCCGAGTGACCGACGCCGCGGGTCTTTTAGTTGATTCGATAACCGGGTTAAAGATCGATCAACTTGTCACCCTCCATTTTGTGGATGGCGAGGTGGCAGCGAACATTCAATCCATAAAGGAGAATTAA
- a CDS encoding CD1247 N-terminal domain-containing protein, which yields MKYINEKVAYTKGLVDGLELDQASNEGKVLVQVLDILEDIVDALDGITEAQEELEEFVEMVDDDLSELEEFILDEDFADDEEFEFDDEDYYEIICPECGNVYITEFDSFENNSVVCPECGAPFILNEEISCCGEDGCDCHQEI from the coding sequence ATGAAATACATTAATGAAAAAGTGGCCTATACCAAAGGTTTAGTGGATGGTTTAGAATTAGACCAGGCATCTAATGAAGGTAAGGTTCTGGTTCAGGTGTTGGATATTCTTGAAGATATCGTTGATGCTTTGGATGGGATTACCGAAGCGCAGGAAGAACTGGAAGAATTTGTGGAAATGGTCGATGATGATTTATCAGAACTGGAAGAATTTATTTTAGATGAAGATTTCGCTGATGATGAAGAATTTGAGTTTGATGATGAAGATTATTATGAAATCATTTGTCCCGAATGCGGAAATGTTTATATTACCGAATTTGATTCGTTTGAAAATAATTCAGTCGTTTGCCCGGAATGTGGAGCACCATTTATCCTAAATGAAGAAATTTCGTGTTGTGGCGAAGATGGCTGTGATTGTCATCAGGAAATTTAA
- a CDS encoding arginine repressor: protein MKVSRQLKIIEIIENNFIETQEELAQALKDSGFAVTQATISRDIKELKLIKVSNHDGIQHYAPLKDIGTIYNERVTAVFKESVLTIDYVENTVVLRTLPAMAQAAALAIDSMDWCEIVGTIAGDDTIFVLVRNRDMVGEVVGKFKKLMK, encoded by the coding sequence ATGAAAGTATCCAGACAACTAAAAATTATTGAAATCATCGAAAATAACTTTATTGAAACCCAGGAAGAACTTGCTCAGGCCTTAAAAGATTCAGGTTTTGCAGTGACGCAAGCGACGATTTCCCGGGATATTAAAGAGTTAAAATTGATTAAGGTCAGTAACCATGATGGCATTCAACATTATGCACCGCTTAAAGACATCGGCACTATTTATAATGAACGCGTTACGGCAGTGTTTAAGGAGTCCGTCTTAACGATTGATTATGTCGAAAATACGGTTGTTTTGAGAACCCTTCCGGCGATGGCTCAAGCGGCGGCCCTGGCGATTGATTCGATGGACTGGTGTGAAATTGTCGGAACAATTGCTGGTGACGATACTATTTTTGTCCTCGTCCGTAATCGCGACATGGTTGGTGAAGTCGTGGGCAAATTCAAGAAGTTAATGAAATAG
- a CDS encoding polyprenyl synthetase family protein produces the protein MNEFKTLLSSKVSAINSDLEMAFEQNLDTPEVIIEAMKYSLFAGGKRLRPILMMETCRALEGDVELIKPLAMGIEMIHTYSLIHDDLPAMDNDDLRRGKATNHKVYGDAMAILAGDGLLNYAAETMLAGAHNLSGDTLVNYLNAMKSIMGAAGIRGMIGGQVADMLSENKIIDLDEMNYIHLHKTAALLEACVQSGCIIAGAEPATQGRLISYSHRIGLAFQIVDDILDIEGDEVDLGKPIGSDEKNHKSTFVSLYGLEASKIRVTELETEAIELLKPIGPRTAFLSQLATYICRRRK, from the coding sequence GTGAATGAGTTCAAGACCCTGTTAAGTAGCAAGGTTAGCGCAATAAATAGTGATCTTGAGATGGCTTTCGAACAAAATCTGGACACCCCGGAAGTGATTATTGAAGCCATGAAATACAGTCTTTTTGCCGGCGGAAAACGCCTGAGACCGATTTTAATGATGGAAACCTGCCGGGCCCTGGAGGGTGATGTTGAGTTAATTAAACCGCTTGCCATGGGGATTGAAATGATTCATACGTATTCATTGATCCATGATGATTTACCGGCGATGGATAACGATGATCTGCGCCGGGGGAAAGCGACTAACCACAAAGTTTATGGTGATGCAATGGCGATTTTGGCCGGCGATGGCCTGTTAAACTATGCCGCTGAAACGATGTTGGCGGGAGCTCATAACTTATCCGGCGACACCTTGGTCAATTATCTTAATGCGATGAAAAGTATTATGGGCGCCGCCGGAATTCGAGGGATGATCGGTGGGCAGGTGGCCGATATGCTCAGTGAAAATAAGATCATTGATCTTGATGAAATGAACTATATTCATTTGCACAAAACGGCGGCCCTGTTAGAAGCTTGTGTTCAGAGTGGCTGTATTATTGCCGGCGCTGAACCGGCAACTCAGGGACGGCTGATCAGTTATAGTCATCGCATTGGTCTGGCGTTTCAGATTGTTGATGACATTTTGGATATTGAAGGCGATGAAGTGGATCTTGGCAAGCCCATTGGCAGTGACGAAAAAAATCATAAGTCAACCTTTGTGTCGCTTTATGGTTTGGAGGCTTCAAAAATTCGGGTCACTGAACTTGAAACCGAAGCCATTGAACTGCTAAAACCGATTGGCCCAAGAACCGCTTTTCTATCGCAATTGGCAACCTATATTTGCCGACGTCGGAAATAG
- the pduL gene encoding phosphate propanoyltransferase: MERTVPIGLSNKHIHVSQADLEALFGKGYQLTPMKDLSQPGQYAAEEKVDIVGPKGTLKGVRILGPVRPETQLEVSIGDGFCLGIKAPLRNSGDIAGTPGVKIIGPAGEIEIKEGAIVAARHIHMSTEEGAAYGLKDKDVVCVKMDGPRGLTFDNVLVRVSPNFKLDMHLDVEEGNAAGAKNGQIATIL; the protein is encoded by the coding sequence TTGGAAAGAACAGTACCAATAGGATTATCAAACAAGCACATTCATGTTTCACAGGCAGATTTAGAGGCGTTATTTGGCAAAGGTTACCAGTTAACACCAATGAAAGATTTATCTCAACCGGGACAATACGCAGCTGAAGAAAAAGTAGATATTGTCGGACCGAAAGGAACTTTAAAAGGCGTTCGTATTTTAGGACCTGTTCGACCGGAAACACAATTGGAAGTTTCAATTGGTGACGGCTTTTGTTTAGGGATAAAAGCACCGCTTAGAAACTCAGGCGATATTGCCGGAACTCCAGGGGTAAAAATTATCGGACCAGCGGGAGAAATCGAAATTAAAGAAGGCGCAATTGTTGCGGCTCGTCATATTCATATGAGCACTGAAGAAGGCGCTGCTTACGGCTTAAAAGATAAGGACGTTGTTTGCGTTAAAATGGATGGCCCACGAGGTTTGACATTTGACAATGTATTAGTTCGAGTCAGCCCGAATTTTAAACTGGATATGCATCTTGACGTTGAAGAAGGAAATGCTGCTGGGGCTAAAAACGGTCAAATCGCTACCATTCTGTAA
- the xseB gene encoding exodeoxyribonuclease VII small subunit, with the protein MAVKKLKSKMSRLETIAELLEEDNQEIEASMKLFAEGMKLIKECSADLDTIEGKITIMIDGEESEFEGSVEV; encoded by the coding sequence GTGGCAGTTAAAAAACTCAAAAGTAAAATGAGTCGTCTGGAGACCATTGCAGAACTATTGGAAGAAGATAATCAGGAAATCGAAGCCTCCATGAAGTTATTTGCCGAAGGAATGAAACTGATTAAAGAATGCAGCGCTGATTTGGATACCATCGAAGGAAAAATAACGATCATGATTGATGGCGAAGAAAGCGAATTTGAGGGGAGCGTGGAAGTGTGA
- the recN gene encoding DNA repair protein RecN produces the protein MLRNLIVNDYALIDHLAVDFDPGLNVITGETGAGKSIVIDALTLVLGNRGNKTNIRQGKNKMTVQGLFEVGEQTRLIGKCQEFGIPMDDGQLILIREMDDHGRNICRANGLIITVAQLKTIGDELIDIHGQHEHQSLFKRENHRQLVDAFGGEKSRKYLEQTATYAAEIKRIKAQIDELEINERELEREKETLQFEIREIEAAALIVGEDVELEEEKRILENRERLYFNVSRAHELLSGENAIQNPLIDTIGILLETIAEIAKIDSNFEAKLESVNGLFSEAESLSFELRSYLEDMEYNLGDQDEIETRLALIAKLKRKYGHDITEILNYADEIGLRLKNLLNRDERLQSSYQELSGIQDKYYKISDNLYKLRLKTAGALKKALEKELGELAMEKVQVEISVEHDPKRIAAAGQDTVEFLISVNPGQQPKPLGKVASGGEISRIMLSLKSILGGLDGIETMVFDEIDTGISGRTAQVVAEKIQALSVTPPTGRQIICITHLPQIAAMADQHYMVEKRSINDTVEVRFVPLDEKGKKEELSRMLGGAQVTQKTFEHAQEMLELSQNIKKSKKIKESKILS, from the coding sequence ATGCTGAGAAATCTCATTGTTAATGATTATGCTTTGATTGACCATTTAGCGGTGGATTTTGACCCCGGACTTAATGTGATTACCGGGGAAACCGGAGCCGGAAAGTCGATTGTGATCGATGCTTTAACGCTGGTGCTGGGAAATCGCGGGAATAAAACAAATATTCGTCAGGGTAAAAATAAAATGACGGTCCAAGGACTCTTTGAAGTGGGAGAACAAACCCGCCTGATTGGGAAATGCCAGGAATTTGGCATCCCCATGGACGATGGTCAATTAATTCTGATTCGCGAAATGGATGACCACGGCCGTAATATTTGTCGTGCCAATGGTTTAATTATAACGGTGGCCCAATTAAAAACAATTGGCGATGAACTCATCGATATTCATGGTCAACATGAGCATCAATCGTTGTTTAAACGGGAAAATCATCGACAGTTAGTTGATGCTTTCGGGGGCGAAAAAAGTCGTAAATACCTGGAACAGACGGCTACTTATGCGGCTGAAATCAAGCGCATCAAAGCACAGATTGATGAACTGGAAATAAATGAACGGGAATTGGAACGGGAAAAAGAAACCCTGCAGTTCGAAATTCGTGAAATTGAAGCGGCAGCGTTGATTGTTGGCGAAGATGTGGAACTGGAAGAAGAAAAACGTATTTTAGAAAACAGAGAGCGGCTGTATTTTAATGTCAGTCGGGCCCATGAATTGCTAAGTGGCGAAAATGCCATCCAGAATCCGTTAATTGATACCATCGGAATATTGCTTGAAACAATTGCCGAAATTGCTAAAATTGACAGTAATTTTGAGGCGAAACTCGAAAGTGTCAATGGCTTGTTTAGTGAAGCGGAAAGTCTTTCATTTGAATTGCGTTCTTATCTCGAAGATATGGAATATAACTTGGGTGATCAGGATGAAATTGAAACCAGACTGGCGTTGATCGCTAAACTAAAACGAAAGTATGGTCATGATATTACGGAGATTCTTAATTATGCCGATGAAATAGGCCTGCGCTTGAAAAATCTATTAAATCGCGACGAAAGGTTGCAATCCAGTTATCAAGAATTAAGCGGCATTCAAGATAAATATTATAAAATTAGTGATAACCTTTATAAATTGCGTTTAAAAACCGCCGGAGCCCTTAAAAAAGCTTTGGAAAAAGAATTAGGTGAGTTAGCGATGGAAAAGGTTCAAGTTGAAATCTCAGTTGAACATGACCCGAAACGGATTGCTGCCGCGGGACAAGATACCGTTGAGTTTTTAATTTCGGTTAATCCCGGGCAACAGCCAAAACCGCTGGGAAAAGTTGCTTCCGGTGGGGAAATATCAAGAATTATGCTGAGTTTAAAGAGTATTTTAGGGGGCTTGGATGGTATTGAAACGATGGTTTTTGACGAAATCGATACCGGTATTAGTGGCCGAACCGCTCAGGTCGTGGCAGAAAAGATCCAGGCGCTCAGCGTGACCCCGCCAACGGGCCGACAAATTATCTGTATTACGCATCTGCCACAAATTGCTGCGATGGCAGATCAACATTATATGGTTGAAAAACGATCAATTAACGATACCGTCGAGGTTCGTTTTGTGCCACTGGACGAAAAGGGTAAAAAAGAGGAACTTTCACGGATGCTTGGCGGTGCTCAAGTTACGCAAAAAACCTTTGAACATGCTCAGGAAATGCTGGAACTAAGCCAAAACATAAAAAAATCAAAAAAAATTAAAGAGAGCAAAATATTATCTTAA
- a CDS encoding Kae1-like domain-containing protein — protein MSALSLGIDTSNYTTSVALVDENENMIYNKGILLEVKSGERGLRQSDALFQHVKHLPVLFEELGQQRDINVICYSEKPRSLADSYMPVFRAGESLARSLAANLGVPKLAVSHQENHIRAALYGSGSPHLETVFCAVHFSGGTSEILLVEKQEIGYHCRIIAQTRDLNAGQLVDRIGVLMGCDFPAGKALEVLANQADITNNDQKLVISTSLEGWDFHFSGQENQAKRHLENGADHGLVAYLVLKSIAKTLSKSIVGLSKKYSFQAVLFSGGVMSNQIIKAIAEKELKLSGLSLYFSPGEYSRDNAAGNALMGMDYYKKMR, from the coding sequence ATGAGTGCCCTTAGTCTTGGCATTGATACCAGTAATTATACAACTTCGGTTGCCTTAGTGGACGAAAATGAAAACATGATTTATAACAAGGGCATCCTATTGGAAGTGAAGTCAGGAGAAAGAGGACTTCGTCAATCGGATGCTCTTTTTCAGCATGTCAAACATTTACCGGTGCTGTTTGAAGAGCTGGGGCAGCAGCGGGATATAAACGTTATTTGTTACTCCGAAAAACCGCGGTCGCTAGCAGACTCCTATATGCCGGTATTTCGCGCCGGTGAGTCGCTGGCCCGTTCGTTGGCCGCTAACTTGGGTGTCCCCAAGTTAGCGGTCAGCCATCAGGAAAATCATATTCGGGCCGCCCTTTATGGCAGCGGCTCGCCACATCTCGAAACAGTTTTCTGCGCGGTTCATTTTTCCGGCGGCACCTCGGAAATTCTTCTCGTCGAAAAGCAGGAGATCGGTTATCACTGTAGAATTATCGCCCAAACCCGGGATCTTAATGCCGGACAACTGGTTGATCGCATTGGGGTTTTGATGGGTTGTGATTTCCCGGCGGGGAAAGCCCTGGAAGTGCTGGCGAACCAGGCTGATATCACGAATAACGATCAAAAACTTGTAATCTCAACATCGCTCGAAGGATGGGATTTTCATTTTTCGGGCCAGGAAAATCAGGCTAAAAGACATTTGGAAAATGGTGCCGATCACGGTTTGGTCGCTTATCTGGTTTTAAAATCGATCGCCAAAACACTGTCTAAAAGCATTGTGGGACTCAGTAAAAAATATTCCTTTCAAGCGGTTCTTTTTTCCGGTGGGGTGATGTCAAATCAGATCATCAAAGCGATTGCTGAAAAAGAACTGAAACTATCGGGGTTGTCGCTTTATTTCTCACCCGGAGAGTATTCCCGGGATAATGCCGCGGGTAATGCTTTAATGGGAATGGATTATTACAAAAAGATGAGGTAA